A region of Sulfurovum sp. DNA encodes the following proteins:
- the rpmF gene encoding 50S ribosomal protein L32 has translation MAVPKRRVSKTRAAKRRTHYKLTLPMPIKDADGTWRMPHHMNMTTGEYKSSKA, from the coding sequence ATGGCAGTACCTAAAAGACGTGTAAGCAAAACAAGAGCAGCAAAGAGAAGAACGCATTATAAACTAACACTTCCAATGCCAATTAAAGATGCAGATGGAACATGGAGAATGCCTCACCATATGAACATGACAACAGGTGAGTACAAGTCTAGTAAAGCGTAA
- the metK gene encoding methionine adenosyltransferase produces the protein MNEYIFTSESVTEGHPDKMSDQISDAILDYIIAEDPNARVACETLLSNGFCVIAGELKTTTYAPMQEIAREVIRDIGYTDVAYGFDYRSAGILNGVGEQSSDINQGVDQVSGEIGAGDQGLMFGYACKETPELMPLPIILAHRLTSKLAEVRKNGTVPFLRPDGKAQVSVKYIDGKPISVDTVVVSTQHHDNVSLEQVQKAVHEEVINPVLDTYDMLHDEIVYHINPTGRFVIGGPQGDAGLTGRKIIVDTYGGSCPHGGGAFSGKDPTKVDRSAAYAARHIAKNLVAAGTCEKVTLQIAYAIGVAKPVSIYVNTHKTAHIDEEKIIKCIETLFDLTPKGIIDSLNLLHPIYRKTAIYGHFGREDQGFGWEKLDRVDDIKSFLNI, from the coding sequence ATGAATGAATATATTTTTACCAGCGAATCAGTAACTGAAGGACATCCTGACAAGATGTCAGATCAGATATCCGATGCAATTTTGGACTACATTATTGCAGAGGATCCTAATGCTAGAGTGGCATGTGAGACATTATTGAGCAATGGTTTTTGTGTGATTGCAGGTGAATTGAAAACAACAACGTATGCTCCTATGCAAGAGATTGCCCGTGAGGTAATACGCGATATTGGCTATACTGATGTGGCATATGGGTTTGATTACAGAAGTGCAGGGATACTCAATGGGGTTGGAGAGCAGTCTTCTGATATTAATCAAGGAGTTGACCAAGTAAGTGGGGAGATTGGTGCAGGAGACCAAGGCCTAATGTTTGGCTATGCTTGTAAAGAGACACCTGAATTGATGCCATTGCCTATTATACTAGCACACAGACTAACTTCAAAATTGGCAGAGGTACGCAAGAATGGTACGGTACCATTCCTTAGACCTGATGGCAAAGCACAGGTTTCTGTAAAATATATTGATGGAAAGCCAATTAGTGTCGATACAGTAGTTGTCTCTACACAGCACCATGATAATGTTTCATTAGAACAAGTACAAAAGGCAGTACATGAAGAGGTGATTAATCCAGTACTTGATACCTATGATATGTTGCATGATGAGATTGTTTACCATATTAATCCAACAGGTCGTTTTGTTATTGGCGGTCCTCAGGGGGATGCAGGACTAACAGGACGTAAGATTATTGTCGATACCTATGGGGGCTCTTGTCCACATGGGGGAGGTGCATTTTCAGGAAAAGATCCAACCAAAGTAGACCGTTCTGCTGCTTATGCAGCACGTCATATTGCTAAAAATCTTGTAGCAGCAGGTACTTGCGAAAAAGTAACACTTCAGATAGCCTATGCAATTGGAGTAGCAAAGCCTGTCTCAATTTATGTCAATACACATAAAACTGCTCATATTGATGAGGAAAAAATTATCAAATGCATTGAAACACTCTTTGACTTGACCCCTAAAGGGATTATAGACTCTCTTAATTTATTACACCCAATTTACCGAAAAACAGCAATATATGGACACTTTGGTAGAGAAGATCAGGGGTTTGGTTGGGAGAAGCTAGACAGAGTCGATGATATTAAGTCGTTTTTAAACATTTAA
- the lysA gene encoding diaminopimelate decarboxylase produces the protein MPIDYNALLEKYGSPLYMYDFDYIENRYKILKEAFSGKKSLINYAVKANSNLSLIQHLAKLGAGADCVSIGEVYRAIDAGVNRYKIIFSGVGKRDDEIEEALKRDILMLNIESEAEMKRVEKIAKKLGKEARISIRVNPNIDPQTHPYISTGLHENKFGVEIDMAKYMYIYANKSEYLDPVGIHFHIGSQLTNLDPIRESAIIVADLVRSLKAIKINIRFFDVGGGLGVVYDDEILIKETEYTEAIFEAVKGLDLTIMCEPGRYMVANAGAFFTKVLYEKSNGNKRFVIVDGAMNDLIRPSLYNAYHKIEALGIKGEITPADVVGPVCESGDFFGKSVPLPPLNHNDIIIVHSAGAYGFTMASNYNTRPKPAEVALQGKKDRLIRKRETYEDQVCFEKEFLQ, from the coding sequence ATGCCCATAGATTACAATGCTTTACTAGAGAAATATGGTTCTCCACTCTATATGTATGATTTTGACTATATCGAGAACCGTTATAAAATCCTCAAAGAGGCTTTTTCTGGTAAAAAATCACTGATTAACTATGCGGTCAAGGCAAACTCTAATCTTTCACTCATTCAGCATCTTGCAAAACTTGGTGCAGGGGCAGACTGTGTGAGTATAGGGGAAGTCTATCGTGCAATTGATGCTGGCGTGAATAGATATAAAATTATTTTCTCTGGTGTGGGGAAACGTGATGATGAGATTGAAGAGGCACTCAAAAGAGATATTCTGATGCTTAATATTGAGAGTGAAGCAGAGATGAAGCGCGTAGAGAAAATAGCCAAAAAGCTAGGAAAAGAGGCACGCATCTCTATTCGGGTCAATCCCAATATTGATCCACAGACCCATCCATATATCTCGACGGGACTACACGAGAATAAGTTTGGTGTCGAAATAGATATGGCAAAGTACATGTATATCTATGCCAATAAATCTGAGTATCTCGATCCAGTAGGGATTCACTTTCATATTGGATCACAGTTGACCAATCTTGATCCCATTAGGGAGTCAGCTATCATTGTGGCTGATCTTGTACGTTCACTCAAGGCAATCAAGATTAATATCAGGTTTTTTGATGTGGGTGGTGGTCTTGGCGTTGTGTATGATGATGAGATATTGATTAAAGAGACTGAGTATACAGAGGCAATATTTGAAGCGGTCAAGGGACTAGACTTGACCATTATGTGTGAACCTGGTCGGTATATGGTTGCTAATGCAGGTGCATTTTTTACAAAAGTATTATATGAAAAAAGTAATGGCAATAAACGTTTTGTTATTGTTGATGGTGCAATGAATGATTTGATTCGTCCAAGCCTTTATAATGCCTATCATAAGATTGAAGCATTGGGTATCAAGGGTGAGATTACCCCAGCAGATGTGGTGGGACCTGTATGTGAGAGTGGAGATTTTTTTGGAAAAAGTGTACCATTGCCACCACTGAATCATAATGATATTATTATAGTGCATTCAGCTGGTGCCTATGGGTTTACCATGGCTAGTAATTATAATACACGTCCCAAGCCTGCTGAAGTAGCACTTCAGGGAAAAAAAGATAGGCTTATTCGTAAACGAGAGACCTATGAGGATCAGGTATGTTTTGAGAAGGAGTTCCTACAGTAA
- the ndk gene encoding nucleoside-diphosphate kinase: MEQTLSIIKPDAVKKNVIGQILARFEEAGLRIAATKKTRLSKVDAEAFYAVHKGRPFFGELVEFMISGPVVVSVLEGENAMAKNRELMGATDPKEAAPGTIRADFADSIDANAVHGSDSLENAKVEIDFFFAQRDIR; this comes from the coding sequence ATGGAACAAACACTATCAATCATTAAGCCAGATGCAGTTAAAAAGAATGTTATAGGACAGATTCTTGCACGTTTTGAAGAAGCAGGGCTGAGAATTGCAGCAACCAAAAAGACTAGACTCTCTAAAGTTGATGCAGAAGCATTTTATGCAGTACACAAAGGTCGTCCTTTCTTTGGTGAACTTGTTGAGTTTATGATTTCAGGTCCAGTTGTTGTTTCTGTTCTTGAAGGAGAGAATGCAATGGCAAAAAATAGAGAACTAATGGGAGCAACTGATCCAAAAGAGGCGGCACCAGGTACGATTAGAGCAGATTTTGCTGATAGTATTGATGCTAATGCAGTACATGGAAGCGACTCTCTTGAGAATGCAAAGGTCGAGATTGATTTTTTCTTTGCTCAGAGGGATATCCGTTAA
- the dxs gene encoding 1-deoxy-D-xylulose-5-phosphate synthase: MNIKNYSIKELETLSQEIRNRILEIVSKNGGHLSSTMGATDLIVAMHRVFDAKKDPFIFDVSHQAYAHKLLTDRWESFKTLRQFGGICGYTKPKESPYDYYVAGHSSTSISLAVGAAKAIALKGECRTPIAFIGDGSMSAGMVYEALNELGDRKYPVVIILNDNEMSIAKPIGAISKLLSQTMASSFYQKFKGRVEKILEHLPESATYMAKRFEESLKLITPGILFEEMGIEYIGPVDGHDIGALIETMKVAKNFGKPVIIHAQTTKGKGYEIAEGTKEHWHGVGAFDLETGKAYKKSSTKTATQIFSETLAMMADGDDKIVGVTAAMPSGTGIDMAMKKYPERFWDVGIAEQHAVTSMGPLAKEGFKPFCAIYSTFLQRGYDQVIHDICLMDLGITFALDRAGIVGEDGETHQGVFDISYLRPIPNITLLAPYNESSMKKVMAFAKDYESPCVFRYPRGAFLAKDCEVPDYELGKAHLLQEGESDILLVGYGNGVGRAEQTAVLLAQKPAILDLRFVKPLDKIMLKILSKKYRRWYLFSDSARQGGVGSAILELFVELGIDNVALISFEYDDNFITHGNTKLVEESLGILPIQIAQRINEE; the protein is encoded by the coding sequence ATGAATATTAAGAATTATTCTATTAAAGAGTTAGAAACACTGTCACAGGAGATACGCAATCGCATATTAGAGATTGTTAGCAAGAATGGTGGGCACTTGAGTTCTACCATGGGAGCAACTGATCTTATTGTAGCAATGCATAGGGTATTTGATGCCAAGAAAGACCCATTTATTTTTGATGTTTCTCATCAGGCCTATGCTCACAAACTACTTACTGACCGTTGGGAAAGTTTTAAGACGTTACGACAATTTGGCGGTATTTGTGGCTACACAAAACCCAAGGAGTCTCCCTATGATTATTATGTAGCAGGACATAGCTCTACTTCTATCTCTTTGGCGGTGGGAGCGGCTAAAGCAATTGCCCTTAAAGGAGAGTGCCGTACTCCTATTGCTTTTATTGGGGATGGAAGTATGAGTGCGGGAATGGTTTATGAGGCGCTTAATGAGTTGGGCGATAGAAAATACCCAGTAGTCATTATTCTTAATGACAATGAAATGAGTATTGCCAAACCTATTGGTGCAATTTCTAAACTACTTTCACAAACTATGGCAAGCTCTTTTTATCAAAAATTTAAAGGGAGAGTGGAGAAGATATTAGAGCACCTTCCTGAGAGTGCTACCTATATGGCAAAGCGTTTTGAAGAGAGCTTAAAACTTATTACACCTGGGATTCTTTTTGAAGAGATGGGTATTGAATATATTGGTCCAGTAGATGGACATGACATAGGAGCCCTGATTGAAACAATGAAGGTAGCTAAAAACTTTGGTAAACCAGTAATTATTCATGCACAGACCACTAAAGGTAAGGGGTATGAGATTGCTGAAGGTACAAAAGAGCATTGGCATGGTGTTGGGGCATTTGATTTAGAGACAGGCAAGGCATACAAAAAAAGTAGTACCAAAACTGCTACACAGATCTTTTCTGAGACGTTAGCAATGATGGCTGACGGTGATGATAAGATTGTTGGTGTGACTGCTGCCATGCCAAGTGGTACCGGAATTGATATGGCAATGAAGAAATATCCTGAGCGTTTTTGGGATGTAGGGATAGCTGAACAGCATGCTGTTACCTCCATGGGACCACTTGCCAAAGAAGGATTTAAGCCTTTCTGTGCCATCTATTCAACATTTCTTCAGCGAGGGTATGATCAAGTAATTCATGATATTTGCTTGATGGATCTTGGTATTACTTTTGCTCTTGATCGTGCTGGAATTGTTGGAGAAGATGGAGAGACACATCAAGGGGTTTTTGATATTTCATACCTTAGACCTATCCCCAATATAACACTATTAGCTCCCTATAATGAGAGCAGTATGAAAAAGGTAATGGCTTTTGCTAAAGACTACGAAAGCCCCTGTGTCTTCCGTTATCCTAGAGGTGCCTTTCTTGCAAAAGATTGTGAAGTACCTGATTATGAGCTTGGTAAAGCACATCTGTTACAAGAAGGAGAGAGTGATATACTTTTAGTAGGTTACGGTAATGGAGTAGGTAGAGCAGAACAAACAGCGGTATTGCTTGCACAGAAGCCTGCAATTCTTGATCTACGTTTTGTCAAACCACTTGATAAAATAATGCTAAAAATATTGAGTAAAAAGTATAGACGCTGGTATCTTTTTTCTGACTCTGCAAGGCAGGGAGGGGTAGGATCTGCCATTTTGGAACTCTTTGTTGAATTGGGTATTGACAATGTAGCATTAATTTCTTTTGAGTATGATGATAATTTTATTACCCATGGGAACACAAAACTAGTAGAGGAAAGTCTAGGGATATTGCCTATACAAATTGCTCAGAGAATTAATGAAGAATAG
- a CDS encoding DUF177 domain-containing protein, with protein MKIIFDKVGSTPKPIELEVRGITLSGTLQKSGYHLVLLDAFIKGKMPLFCDRCGEKYLYRVSFELKLTLSDQVSENKDDLDIIEFLDGIIDITYIIESEINAIEGVFHYCDQCDGNDELLEIEY; from the coding sequence TTGAAAATTATTTTTGATAAAGTAGGCAGTACCCCCAAACCTATTGAACTTGAAGTTCGAGGGATAACACTAAGTGGTACGCTACAAAAAAGTGGTTATCATCTTGTTCTACTTGATGCTTTTATAAAAGGGAAAATGCCCCTTTTTTGTGATAGATGTGGAGAGAAATATCTTTATAGGGTTTCTTTTGAGCTGAAGTTGACACTTAGTGACCAAGTATCGGAAAATAAAGATGATTTAGATATAATCGAATTTTTAGATGGCATTATCGATATAACGTACATTATTGAGAGTGAAATCAATGCAATAGAGGGTGTGTTTCATTATTGTGACCAATGTGACGGTAATGACGAACTTCTTGAGATAGAATATTAA
- a CDS encoding LptF/LptG family permease, with protein sequence MNVLSLPLYFRYLVKHYVQNFLAILFGLAFAFAAIDYFQHIQQFNISGNYKILYIYYMWQEALSLLYPLAIVFALIITKLNFVKQGTMAALYAFGYSKKQLVLPIIFVMTLTYSIFITLHMTEFSYAKDKAAVLLENHISAYDTNDFFFKYNDTFVYMKKLDPIHKRLEEITIFKVKGHKVLYTIYAPYAIFNGEEWEAKNATLKTHVYEQGRLMKYSVENKKSIKTLHGYKPKIIESLYEGKALNILDAYHTWMLLKIQHLDSSKIRAALYAKVVMPLFALALAIILFFKIPFHTRMIHFGLVVSVALGVTFMIWGVLFGLNQIGANGVLSPEVTVIIPIVLLWLYAIYVYLTNERTIQ encoded by the coding sequence ATGAATGTATTATCCTTACCACTCTATTTTCGCTATTTAGTTAAACATTATGTACAGAACTTTCTTGCTATTTTATTTGGTTTGGCATTTGCTTTTGCTGCCATTGATTACTTTCAGCATATACAGCAATTTAATATTTCAGGCAATTATAAAATTCTTTATATTTACTATATGTGGCAGGAAGCACTATCATTGCTTTATCCTCTTGCCATTGTATTTGCGTTAATTATAACAAAATTGAATTTTGTTAAGCAGGGTACAATGGCGGCACTGTATGCATTTGGTTATAGTAAAAAACAGTTGGTTTTACCAATTATATTTGTTATGACACTAACTTATAGTATTTTTATTACATTACACATGACCGAGTTTTCTTATGCAAAGGACAAAGCTGCTGTATTGCTGGAAAATCACATCAGTGCCTATGATACTAATGACTTTTTTTTTAAGTATAATGATACATTTGTTTATATGAAAAAACTTGATCCAATACATAAGAGGTTGGAGGAAATTACAATTTTTAAGGTTAAAGGACATAAGGTTCTTTATACAATATATGCACCTTATGCTATTTTCAATGGGGAAGAATGGGAGGCAAAGAATGCCACATTGAAAACACATGTTTATGAGCAAGGGAGACTCATGAAATATAGTGTAGAAAATAAAAAGAGCATTAAGACATTACATGGATATAAGCCAAAAATTATTGAATCATTATATGAGGGGAAGGCACTCAATATTCTTGATGCATATCATACATGGATGCTATTAAAAATACAACATCTTGACTCCAGCAAGATACGAGCTGCCTTGTATGCAAAAGTTGTTATGCCTCTTTTTGCATTGGCATTAGCAATTATTCTCTTTTTTAAGATACCGTTTCATACAAGAATGATACATTTTGGTTTGGTTGTTTCTGTTGCACTTGGGGTAACATTCATGATTTGGGGAGTACTATTTGGGCTCAATCAGATTGGTGCAAATGGTGTATTGTCTCCAGAGGTGACAGTCATTATCCCTATTGTGTTGTTGTGGCTCTATGCGATATATGTCTACTTGACAAATGAACGAACAATCCAATAA
- the hisC gene encoding histidinol-phosphate transaminase: MKFNKVLDDIRIYEAGKPIELVVREFGVVPEDVIKLASNENPIGTSPAVEKTIRNYANKAHLYPDDSMFELKAALSRKYNIIDENIIIGAGSDQVLEFISRVLLNENESVLMSAVTFAMYEIYAKQMGAKVYRTKSWEHKYDEFIEAYHMYLPRIVYICTPNNPTGDATIKEEVLRIIEAVDSTQTLIVVDGAYMEYAVAKNKKYAISPSSLLKYEHVIYLGTFSKAYGLGGMRVGYGIAQSKLIEALYKMRPPFNITTLSLAAAITATQDDTFVRESIVLHQEQIKRYEVFAQENGLAYIDSYTNFITYLFPDKIDSTVICDALLKRGVIVRNLISYGMNAIRITVGTAYQNDIFFKHFSEVIA, translated from the coding sequence TTGAAATTTAATAAAGTTCTAGACGATATCAGGATCTATGAAGCAGGAAAACCCATAGAACTAGTGGTGCGTGAATTTGGTGTAGTGCCTGAAGATGTAATTAAACTCGCTTCCAATGAAAACCCTATAGGAACTTCTCCTGCGGTAGAGAAGACAATCAGAAACTATGCGAACAAAGCACACCTTTATCCTGATGATAGCATGTTTGAACTCAAAGCAGCACTCTCTAGGAAGTATAATATTATAGATGAGAACATTATTATTGGGGCAGGAAGTGATCAGGTGCTGGAGTTCATTTCACGAGTACTGCTTAATGAAAATGAGTCAGTTTTAATGTCAGCAGTGACTTTTGCTATGTATGAGATTTACGCTAAGCAGATGGGTGCAAAAGTTTACCGTACAAAAAGTTGGGAACATAAGTATGATGAATTTATAGAAGCCTATCATATGTATCTCCCACGTATTGTCTATATTTGTACACCCAACAATCCTACGGGTGATGCTACAATCAAAGAGGAAGTGCTGCGTATTATCGAAGCAGTTGATTCAACACAAACACTGATTGTGGTAGATGGTGCTTATATGGAATATGCTGTTGCTAAAAATAAAAAGTATGCTATTTCGCCAAGTAGTCTTTTAAAGTATGAGCATGTGATCTATCTGGGTACCTTTTCTAAAGCTTATGGACTTGGGGGAATGCGTGTAGGGTACGGGATTGCTCAGTCAAAGCTGATTGAAGCACTTTATAAGATGCGTCCACCATTTAATATTACGACACTTTCATTGGCTGCGGCAATTACAGCAACACAAGATGATACTTTTGTCAGGGAGTCTATTGTGTTACACCAAGAACAGATCAAACGCTATGAAGTATTTGCTCAAGAGAATGGATTAGCATATATTGATAGCTATACCAACTTTATTACGTATCTTTTCCCCGATAAAATAGACTCAACAGTAATCTGTGATGCACTACTTAAACGTGGAGTAATTGTGCGAAACCTCATATCTTATGGTATGAATGCTATACGTATTACCGTGGGCACAGCATATCAAAACGATATTTTCTTTAAACATTTTTCAGAGGTTATTGCATGA
- the pheA gene encoding chorismate mutase has protein sequence MILDELREKIDRVDDTLLRLYSERMELVYQVGELKNTAGAPIYRPEREQAILRRLKEQNNGKLTNEAIDALFLELFAVARNLERPEAIAYLGPEASFTHQAAENKFGAMSAYFPVATIKGVFREVANGKAKFGVVPIENSSNGIVSDTISCLNDYDLKIIAEVVVEIHHVLATQAEDIKEIKRIYSKDIAFGQCQDFLNDFGFDDVEQIPVESTAKAAKLATEDSQSAAICSAVAAKIYNLPILFQNIEDKQNNRTRFFIISDFENTQSGNDKTSLLVKLLNKPGSLVEFLNAFESAKINLTKIKSHIVEGDSIFFIEFNGHKDDSKIKTILQKHQGAIKILGSYVKETDDI, from the coding sequence ATGATACTTGATGAGCTTAGAGAAAAGATAGATAGGGTGGATGACACACTGCTTAGACTTTATAGTGAGCGGATGGAGTTGGTATATCAGGTAGGAGAACTTAAAAATACAGCTGGTGCACCCATTTACCGACCTGAACGTGAACAGGCAATCCTTCGAAGGCTTAAAGAGCAAAATAATGGTAAGCTAACTAATGAAGCAATCGATGCACTTTTCTTGGAACTTTTTGCTGTTGCTCGTAACCTTGAGCGCCCTGAAGCCATTGCTTACTTGGGTCCTGAAGCAAGTTTTACCCATCAAGCAGCAGAGAATAAGTTTGGTGCAATGAGTGCTTACTTTCCCGTTGCAACCATTAAGGGGGTTTTCCGTGAAGTGGCTAACGGTAAGGCAAAATTTGGGGTTGTGCCTATTGAGAATAGCTCGAATGGGATTGTTTCTGATACGATTAGTTGCTTGAATGATTATGATCTTAAGATTATTGCTGAAGTGGTAGTGGAAATACATCATGTATTAGCAACACAGGCAGAGGATATTAAAGAGATTAAACGTATTTATTCTAAAGATATTGCCTTTGGTCAGTGCCAGGACTTTTTAAATGATTTTGGTTTTGATGATGTTGAACAGATTCCAGTAGAGTCTACGGCTAAGGCGGCAAAATTAGCAACTGAAGATTCTCAAAGTGCAGCAATCTGTTCAGCAGTAGCAGCAAAAATATATAATCTTCCAATACTTTTTCAAAATATTGAGGACAAGCAGAATAATCGTACACGTTTTTTTATTATTAGTGATTTTGAAAATACTCAAAGTGGAAATGATAAAACCTCTCTGTTGGTAAAGCTTCTAAATAAACCAGGATCACTGGTAGAGTTTCTTAATGCCTTTGAGTCAGCAAAAATTAATTTAACCAAAATCAAGTCACATATTGTTGAAGGGGACTCAATTTTCTTTATTGAGTTCAATGGACACAAAGATGATTCAAAAATTAAAACAATTCTTCAGAAACATCAAGGTGCTATTAAAATATTGGGTTCATATGTAAAAGAGACAGACGACATTTAA
- a CDS encoding 4Fe-4S dicluster domain-containing protein, with translation MAVIITDTCINCAACIDECPVEAIVDEDDNPTGEEIYYVYRDKCVECVDHFEVPACAEACPTEGCIQWDDPVDGMPSSADRGTKGEPVIED, from the coding sequence ATGGCAGTAATTATTACAGATACTTGTATCAACTGTGCCGCTTGTATTGATGAGTGTCCCGTAGAGGCTATTGTTGATGAGGACGATAACCCAACAGGTGAAGAGATTTATTATGTTTATCGTGATAAATGTGTTGAGTGTGTGGATCACTTTGAAGTCCCAGCATGTGCTGAAGCATGCCCTACAGAGGGATGTATCCAATGGGATGACCCTGTTGATGGTATGCCTTCATCAGCCGATAGAGGCACAAAGGGTGAGCCAGTTATTGAAGACTAG